Genomic segment of Arachis hypogaea cultivar Tifrunner chromosome 11, arahy.Tifrunner.gnm2.J5K5, whole genome shotgun sequence:
CAAACCCGACGACGCCAACGGCAACAACGATCACATGATCATTGCTTTCCAGGCTTACGGAAAACTCAACAAGGTTAACGTTCGTCCCATGACTGCTATCTCTGATCTCGCTAACATCCATGAAGATATCTGCACTAGCGCTCACCAAAAGCGTGCTGCAATGATCGTCCTTCCATTCCACAAGCACCAACTCGTTGATGGATCCATGGAGTCTCTGGGAAGCTCGTTCCGTCACATGAACGAgcttgttttgagccacgctCCTTGCTCTGTAGGGATCTTGGTTGACCGTGGACTAGGCGGCGCAAGCCAGGTTCAAGCATCTGACGTGTCATACAACATAGTTGTGTTGTTCTTCGGTGGACGTGATTGTAGAGAAGCACTTTCTTATGGTATGAGGATGGCACAGCACCCGGGTATCTCGCTGACGGTTGTTAAGTTTGTTACAGCACCGGGGAAGAGCCTGGCCTTCGGGGCGAAGCTTGTCGCTGTGTCAGTAGACAAGCAACAGAAAGTGGTTACAGAGATTGATGAAAACGAAAAACAGTTAGACGAGGAGTTGTGGAACGAGTTCTTGGGGAAGTCAATCAAGTATGAGGAGAGACTAGTGGATAGCCGAAACGACATTGAGGCTGCTTTGAGGGAGATGAGTAGGTCCAGCCTTATTTTGGTTGGTAGAATGCCATCCGTTGCACCCTTGGTTTACAACAGTGACTCTGCTCAACTTGGCCCTGTTGGAAGCTTCTTGGCTTCTTCGGAATTCTCAACCACCGCGTCTGTTGTTGTCATCCAACAGTATAATCCAGCTGCTGATGCTCACCCACTCGTCATGGAGGAAATTGATCAACTTGAGGAGCCTGATACCCCGCTCTGATCTaacttctttttaattgttttagtaCCCCACTACCCGGCCTCGTATATATTGATTTGAAGGATGGTCTAACTTTCAAATGTGTTGTAAAAGATATGCAAGTGGGCTGCTCATTGGACAAGTTTTTAGATGTTCCGATAATAAGTTAGTACTTTTAGTTTGATTAATTAATGTTTTTACATTAATATTATAGGTTTAGGTGAGTGTTTGTTTATTCTTATATCTTTATGAGTAACTATATTTTTCTGTAATCTATAAGCTATAGTTAATATCTCCTCTTAATGTACAGAGTAAAGTAAACTATTGTAGTCCAGATAtttagattaaattttaattttatttttaatatttaaaatattttatttttatcttaaatattttattttattctattttttgattaatttttttaaaatattttttattgttatctttttttttattattctatcattTTTGTTCTCAAATCACTTTAATAACTATTATAAcctctataattataatttttatcataatataaaagaaaattattaaaaaaaagaatattttaaaaaaaaaatttgtttctaTTAGAAGATTAtgatagaacaaaataaaatatttaaaataaaaataaggcattttaaatattaaaaataaaattaaaatttaatcaaaatattagagattaaaataatattttactctaATATATATCTTATATTGTTAGTACTTAAATTATTAATAAgttaaaaatgttttcaattaattttctataACATAAAAAAGTATATTATTAATGATATATCATGCAAATACGATTTTTCAAACAATATTGTTACTTGTGAGTTGTGTGACTTGTGAGTTCTGTATTTTTTACTTTTGGTCAGGGCGAGTTCTGTTTTTAtggttatttttttatacatgaGAAAGTGGGGGCCAAGGAAGATTGGGCCTCGTTCTTGGGCTAAGCTTCGGTGGACTCCACGTGGGACTCGGGAACACAAATCACCAGAAAATCCAAGTTTAATTAACACTAAACCCCCCGAATGAAACAATATTACcaacaaaaatgaaataaaaaacacAGATCAAGAACATCCGCGATTACAATCATAATGGCAGAAGCTGTGTTTGGTGTATCGACGagtccttctttctctcttcggcCCACAACTGCCACCACTTCTTCTAGAACCTTCCACACTCTTCCAACAACCACCACCGTTTCGCTGTTTCACACTCCTGCATTCAGTTACTTGCGTCAAAGCTTAACTCATTCCAACACTAGCTCTCACGTGTACGCTGCCGTTGTCTCTTCCGATTCGAAAGCATCTTCCGTTGACCTAGGTCAACCAGAATTGGACAATACCGGTGGTGGTGGTAGTGCCGGAAACGGTTTTGGAGAccgcggtggtggtggtggtggcggcggcgGTGGGAACGACGATAACAAGGACAAAGAAGGATCTGACCCGGAACATAAGAGGAGGATGGCTCTCTTGATGTCTCAGAAATTCACTCTTGGTTACGCTGCTCTTGTAGGAGGtacttaatttttttcaatttattttaccCGCTTGAATCGCTTTTGTTAAGACCCTAGAAAGTGGAAGAAACTCGTTTGTTGCTAAACCCTGGAGTGTGGAAAACCCTAGGAAGATGAGCTAGCACTAGCGTTGAACTTGTTTGTGTTTGATTTGTTGGAATTCTGAATATTAATTAACTCGGATCACGTAAGAGTCAGAGTGTCATCTCTAGCagctaattttgataaattgtATCGAGTAATTTTGTAGTCATAGAATCCTGTTTTGGTTTTTTCCCCAGTGGTATCTGCATTCTTCTGACAATGCTGTTGTTGGTGATTGTTCATTGTTGGCAGTGGGTGGTCTGATGGGCTATTTGAAGAGTGGGAGCCAGAAGTCGCTTTTGGCCGGTGGTGTGTCTGCCGCTTTGCTGTATTATGTTTACACTGAGCTACCTCTGAGGCCTGTTTTTGCATCATCTGTGGGCCTTGGTAAGTGATTTGTTGTTGGTCAAGGATCAAGATATCTTACTCTGACTAGGCTGTTGTAAATTACTACAACATTGGTTGAAGTCCATCGTAGGAAGCAGCTATCTTATCTGTTGTTACTATAATAGGGTGCATTTCTAGTTGAGCATCCGAAAAATTTAGTGgtaattttattatttcattccATCATTACAATTGAGTGGTATCATTTCGTTGCACTTCATTTCATATGCCAGTTATATACGCATGTCTTCATGGGGTGCACTAGTACCTTACTTTTtttcgtgtgtgtgtgtgtgtttttttttttggggggggcgTGGTTTGGAGAAAAGATTGTTGTAGTTGATGTTTCTCTAATATCTACCAATTCTAGACTAAAAAACATACTCCTGTCTAAACTCTGGAGCTCCTTTGGAGGTGAATTATCTGAATGTCAGAGTTACGACAAGTAGTTGGTTAAAGAAGTAGAAGTATCATTTGGTAGTCCCTGAATTTTACTGAACCTAacaaagaaagacaaagaaaagagaCTATGATGTTTGGCACATAATTGAAGAGACTGATGCATTGCTATTGGTGTATTATTTCAATGAGGATTCGTAGCTTCCTTGTAAGTGACTACGATGCATTCCCAATATATATAATTGTAGCATGGATTGGTGGTTTCCTGTGTAAGATATATTGAAGTTTGTTATCGGTAAAGGCTCTTTAGCAATAGAACTAGTGTGGAGTTCCCTGATGGCCTAACCCAGACTAACTTTGGGAACcagaatatgtatatatattgatgtatttgatatttatttaaacatTCAAGTTTCTCAACCTTGCAAGGCAATTGGTGTAAGTTTCGTGTCTTTTGCCCTCATGTCTGATTTTTGTGATTACTTTTCTTGATATACATGTAGGCATATCGGCTGCACTTTTGGGGGTGATGGGTTCTCGTTTCAAGAAATCAGGGAAGATCTTTCCAGCAGGTGTTGTTTCCTTAGTCTCCCTTATAATGACGGGTGGTTACTTGCATGGAATTATGCGTAGCTCTCACTAGAATACTAGAATGTAAACAAGGAAAGTGAGATTGTAGGGTATCATGCAATCTTTGGCTAAATACAATCTCCTTTTGTTATGAGCATTGTGTTGCTTTCTAGGACTTTTGTTGTGAAATAAAGAGCCAGAGTTTGGAACTTCTGTGTTGCCACTGTTTACgagcattgttattattattttaagatgGACCATTTCCTCGTGTTAAGGATGTTAGTATGTTACATAAATTTTGGTCATTAACAATCAATATGGATCACTCTGTGTACAGTTTGTGTGTATATTTTCTATTGTTGGGAATAATATAAGGATTTAGGTGTCAAATTCATTCACGATAAGAGTATAGTATTATCAACCGaaatttgtaaattattttaataaatttattagaaacttaaattttatatttttgtaataaaaaatttgtaattgatgATTTTTGGACAAATGTTAGTTTAAcacttaaaataattaataaaaaatgagagatgaaaattgtattttttatattataaaaagaaagTGAAGATTTAGTAGGATTATTTATCCAAATTGGTTCCAAAGAATTCTAAAGTGGACGTTTTGGTCTTCAACAGAAATTAATTATACTGTtgtgattatatttttattgctGTGATTATATTTGTAGTATTAAAATTGTGTGTATAAAATTTGGTTTTAGGGAAATGGAAAATTTTAGTTGACGGTTAAATAAAATGATTAGAGATCTAATTGTTTTATATGTGATTTTTTTGGGACCTATCTGCTTGATAAATAGTTTTCTTAAGGGGGGATCAATTTGTCTTAATTTAACACGTAGCGCTTAACAGTTGAGTCACCAGTTTAACATAACACGTTAGATTGTTCTGTTTGTTCTTAATGGAGCGATGTCAAAAAGGACCAATTcgttttatgataaaaaatattggagactaattatataattaatttttgttgaaGATTAAAATATCCACTTTGAAATGATTGGAgactaattatataattaatttttgttgaaGATTAAAATATCCACTTTGAAATTTTTTGGGAGCAATTTGAATAAATACTCATTTAGTAATGTATTAAAAATGTCTAAATGAAATTTTTCTGAAAATTTTGAACGAACAACTAAGCTTGAAATTAAGGCTAAACTTTAAATATGGAAGATTTTGTGTAATTTATAGTAATGGTTAATTGGtgtgttttattttatatgaattttatttattttttattttaaataacaaatcGAAATCTCATATTtgaagaataataaaatttgtaaagAAATCTAATGGTCAAATTTTCTAAGTTCACAAATCGAAGGAATCGATTtgtgttgaaaaaaaaataagttgaaaGTTTTGATTTAcacatttaaaaattattttaatacaaatttgAGAGTTAAATTTtgtatgtttaaaaaaattttaaataaaaaaacaaatatggTCCTCAAATTTGCATgttaaaaagaaagaatattaaaGGTCACAAATCTAACCCTTAGATATGTGCTTTTCACATggaaaaaaatacattaattctGCACATTAATATCAATGCTCAATGGCTCACGTAAAAATTATGGTTACTTAGCAATGAATAGGGGTGACAATCCTACTCAAATTTGTGGGTATTCATTCCGCCTCTACCAGTTTAGGGCGGGTAATTACCTGCTTTGGTGCGAAACGAGTTTTCTGCGGGCAAGATCTTAGGTGAGACGAGGACAGGATCGAGTTTAGGTAATACTTGTCCTATTCGCCcccggtatatatatataatatgtaatatatttagtaaaataattaataatattgtatcatatttaaatttttattttaatttatattatttatatgatgattgttatataaattttaaaatttaattttatttgttggatttaataattataagggCAGAGTAGATACCTGTAAAAGTGAATTAGAGTACAACTTTTTATTATTTACGAATAATTATAGGGCGAATTCTCTGCAAATTATTATAAGACGGAGCGAAATCAAATAAGACAAAAATCTACCTCATTGTCACCCCTAATTACGAAAATACTTAGATAGTTTAACGGCATAAGTCCTGACTTTTAAGTTGCTAGTTAATCCCTAGGATAAAAAAGTCTGATGATAATTAAATGCATGTGTGCTGCTTCCTCCGCGACtggtctcttttctttttttattttgttgcaaattaaatgttatttttaattttaaaaacttattaattaatttctttattatattctttaaTATTAATGTAAAAATGTTTAGAAAAGTAAACAATTGATAAGACAataatattaaagatatttttatttttcttataattcatattttaataattttaatattattttaataattatatataattaaaaaaggacaattaattttaaaactattgGAATAACTTTAGTTGTGTAAGAAAAATATTAGGAGGCTATTAGAATTTATTACTTTtagttattattaaattattaatttaatttttttaagcgaaaatttatttaaaaatagaatagAAAATAGTGTAATCTACCTATAttggtgttcataccctgactcaatgctaaggcccaggtccaaacgaaAGACCCAACCCACAGGATTGAGTCTCACCTTACACCAACCTTCCCCTGAGAAGTTGGTTCTtgccacgacttgctctaaggaagtcgggaacgagaattagctggcagataatattaaaataactgcccctaaaaactctcaacccacttccaggagccatatctcaatttccctaagataaagagacggttatccaccttaaaaagtggaactacttcaacggtggttattggttcaccactataaatacactgacatccctcaggtatctctaagtcctaatactctctagacctgcttacacccttgttgacttaggcatcggagtgtctttgcaggtaccaccccctattcacccatactcacaagtcggacggaggccccaaAGACGCGAACCCGCTTGAAAGTTTTCctcctcagacgattgggccaacccaacgAATCCAGCccactaatctccggttacccaccgtaacattggcgccttgccggggacccgagagatcaaccagtaatggCGGATAATTCACCAGAGGATGGTCATACGGCGTCTGATTCTGAACAAGAAAATCTAGATACCGGAAATAATGACGCAGACCTAACCCTCAACCAGGGAGCCAACGACCAGCACAGAGAAGGCACCTCGGGACTTAAAAATCCTAAGGTGAACTCCTCGGATGGACGCGAATCAGGAAAGGAAGGGCCACCCCATGCAGCCGAGCTAATGGGGTTGGTCCATGGTCATCAAGGTCGTTTGGAGTAGCTGGAACAGTAATTAGAACGACAACGAGAGGCGGAGCGAAGTCTAAGGGAAGAGATAGAgcggcgaaaagagttagaagaaaAACTCTTGAAGCTAGAATCCTCCCTTAGAAGTCGGAACTCCCGAAGCGACCGAGAAGAGTCGCCCCTGGGAGGAGAGGATCCattcagtgaggacataatgagggcaaaaatttcaagaaacttcaaaagccctaatatgaacctctatgacggaaccacagacccgaagcatcatttaagcaatttcaaaagtcggatgtatttggctgatgcttctgatgcaactcgctgcaaagctttcccgaccaccctgtcaaaagcggcgatgaagtggttcgatagcctccctcCAAGGTCGGTCACCAGCTTTGAGGACCTCTCGAGAAAGTTCTtaatgaggttctccatccagaaggataaagtaaagCACGCACAGAGCCTTCTGGGAGTAAAGCAGGAGGTTGGAGAACCTTTACGggactatatggaaaggttcaaaaAGGCGtgcttggagattcaagacctacCCACTGAGGCAGTCATCATAGGGCTAGTaaatggacttagagaaggtccTTTCTCgcagtccatatcaaaaaagcaCCCCACCTCCTTGAGTGATGTACAAGAgagagcagaaaagtacatcaacatggaggagaatgccAGATTACGAGAGCCGAGTTGGCGACTTGGGCACCCCCACTcgataaaagagaaagaaagggagcccaagaaaaaagaggaggtcGGCCTCGACCGACCGAGgagatatcactcttatactcctctaaaagttTTCATAGTGGACGTGTACAGAGAAATCTGCAATACCGAAAGACTACCGCCTCCTAGGCCCATCAAAAACAAAAAGGGAGGAAGCCGCAgcgattactgtgagtaccataagatgtatggtcactcaacaaatgattgctacgacctcaaaaatgtgaCAGAAAAGTTGGCCAGGGAAGGCcgacttgacagatatctcatggaaaggtcagacaatcatggaaaaagaaagcgagatgacggggatagaagagacccaccaccacaaacccccgagagacacatacatatgatctcgggaggatttgcgggagggggactcaccaagtcATCTCGCAAGAGACGCCTCAAGCGAGTTTACCAGGTCAGGAGCGAAGCACCCGACCTCCCAACCAtctcattcacaaaagaagatgggcaaggagtaATCCCTGGACACAATGATCCggtggtgataaccatgatcctagccaatgcTCATGTCCACAtaacactagtagaccaagggagttcagcAGACATCCTTTTCAAACCCGCAttcgacaaactagggttggatgaaaAGGAGTTAAGGGCTTACCCTGATACCCTGTACGGactaggcgacacgccaataaaaccactaggattccTACCCCTCCACACgacctttggaaagggggaaaaatccaaaactctgagcatagactttatagtcatcgacgtgggTC
This window contains:
- the LOC112722726 gene encoding uncharacterized protein, encoding MAEAVFGVSTSPSFSLRPTTATTSSRTFHTLPTTTTVSLFHTPAFSYLRQSLTHSNTSSHVYAAVVSSDSKASSVDLGQPELDNTGGGGSAGNGFGDRGGGGGGGGGGNDDNKDKEGSDPEHKRRMALLMSQKFTLGYAALVGVGGLMGYLKSGSQKSLLAGGVSAALLYYVYTELPLRPVFASSVGLGISAALLGVMGSRFKKSGKIFPAGVVSLVSLIMTGGYLHGIMRSSH